Proteins found in one Columba livia isolate bColLiv1 breed racing homer chromosome 11, bColLiv1.pat.W.v2, whole genome shotgun sequence genomic segment:
- the SLC51B gene encoding organic solute transporter subunit beta, with product MKFLWIIPFFLLQDTDAFLMKNAKFKLCLQASPTNENLSLEDCNPESDFQDWSWQGDSLMNRGTRSCLAVLGADRVQTVLCGGTVYTSWDCSDSLLSPLGNSQDYLMANRKGVTIGNVRSLKAQWQDAADRSVCEGKAAEAEHDRYFFAALASTHVYDHTAGNVTLVLGIDQEELEQLLWFFRTEDPSTWNYSILALSFVAMILGLLLLAINVMRNRKRKIHMQSPQQAELEAKQALMPVQEYNPAKPQKPEPPDQKSGDVMVQWKDGTITSLYTEASEDAI from the exons ATGAAGTTCTTGTGGATAATCCCATTTTTCCTGCTGCAAG ACACTGACGCTTTTCTGATGAAAAACGCTAAATTCAAGCTGTGTTTACAAGCCAGCCCGACAAATGAGAATTTATCACTGGAGGACTGTAATCCAGAGTCAGATTTCCAGGACTGGTCTTGGCAAGGCGATTCTTTGATGAATCGCGGCACGCGGAGCTGCCTCGCTGTGCTGGGGGCTGACAGAGTGCAGACAGTTCTCTGCGGTGGCACCGTCTACACAAGCTGGGACTGCTCAGATTCACTGCTCTCTCCTCTGGGCAACAGCCAGGACTACCTGATGGCCAACAGAAAAGGAGTCACTATTGGTAATGTGAGAAGCCTCAAGGCCCAGTGGCAGGATGCTGCAGACAGGAGTGTGTGTGAGGGGAAAGCAG CCGAGGCAGAGCACGACAGGTACTTCTTTGCTGCTCTTGCCAGCACACATGTGTATGACCACACAGCGGGCAATGTGACCCTTGTGCTGGGCATCGATCAAgaagagctggagcagctgctctggTTCTTCCGCACAGAAGACC CATCAACGTGGAATTACTCCATCCTTGCACTTTCCTTTGTGGCCATGATTTTGGGTCTTCTCCTCCTGGCCATTAACGTTATGCGAAACAG gaaaaggaagatcCACATGCAAAGCCCCCAGCAAGCCGAGCTGGAGGCCAAGCAAGCCCTGATGCCTGTGCAGGAATACAACCCGGCCAAACCGCAGAAACCGGAGCCCCCAGATCAGAAATCAGGAGATGTGATGGTCCAGTGGAAGGACGGGACCATCACATCTCTGTACACTGAGGCATCCGAGGATGCCATATAA
- the MTFMT gene encoding methionyl-tRNA formyltransferase, mitochondrial, which translates to MRGRLLRVWREGVKAARGAAGRAGTRPPWRVLFFGTDRFAVTALRALQAAREPSEDLLVSRLEVVTLPSHLPGDLPVRSCARELQLPVHEWPHTGPVGQFDVGVVASFGRLLSEELILQFPYGILNIHPSCLPRWRGPAPIIHTVLHGDKVTGVTIMEIRPKRFDVGPIIKQEEFAVPPRCTAKELEVMLSEMGASMLISVLKNLPESLKNKKEQPKEGVTFAPKISVAKSCIKWEEQTAAQIIQLHRAIGSMFPLQTLWKGTAVKLLDFVEVDNIPGFTDQVLNDCGAVPGSLLYHKASQTLIACCKEGWVGIKTVVLKKKLTAVDFYNGYMHSWFQQNARTVHRECRFQTLKLSTAKKTLKQREILAQDIKQ; encoded by the exons ATGCGGGGCCGGCTGCTGCGCGTCTGGCGGGAGGGGGTGAAGGCGgcgcgcggggcggcggggcgcgcGGGGACGCGGCCGCCATGGCGGGTCTTGTTCTTCGGTACCGACCGCTTCGCCGTCACCGCCCTACGGGCCCTGCAGGCCGCCAG GGAGCCCAGCGAGGACTTGCTGGTGTCCAGGCTGGAGGTGGTGACGCTGCCCTCCCACCTGCCCGGGGACCTGCCCGTGAGGAGCTGTGCCCGGGAGCTCCAGCTGCCTGTTCACGAGTGGCCACACACGGGACCCGTGGGGCAGTTTGATGTGGGCGTGGTGGCATCGTTTGGACGTCTCCTAAGTGAGGAACTTATTCTGCAGTTCCCATA TGGCATCCTGAACATCCATCCCAGCTGTCTCCCGCGGTGGCGTGGTCCTGCACCAATAATCCACACGGTGCTTCATGGTGATAAAGTGACTGGGGTAACGATTATGGAAATAAGACCAAAAAG GTTTGATGTTGGTCCAATTATTAAACAAGAAGAGTTCGCTGTTCCTCCCCGCTGTACTGCAAAGGAGCTGGAAGTGATGTTATCAGAGATGGGTGCAAGCATG ctgatatcagttttgaaaaacttgcctgaaagtttaaaaaataaaaaagagcaaCCAAAAGAAGGAGTAACATTTG CTCCTAAAATATCTGTAGCTAAGAGTTGTATAAAATGGGAAGAACAAACAGCTGCACAAATAATTCAACTGCATCGTGCAATAGGAAGTATG ttCCCTTTACAGACACTCTGGAAGGGCACTGCTGTTAAACTTCTGGACTTCGTGGAAGTGGATAATATCCCCGGTTTTACTg ATCAAGTATTAAATGATTGTGGAGCTGTTCCTGGTTCACTCCTATACCATAAAGCGTCCCAGACATTGATAGCTTGTTGCAAG GAAGGCTGGGTTGGAATCAAAACAGTCGTATTAAAGAAGAAGCTCACAGCAGTTGACTTCTACAATGGATATATGCACTCTTGGTTCCAGCAGAACGCAAGAACAGTTCATCGGGAATGCAGATTTCAGACACTCAAACTTAGCACGGCAAAAAAGACTCTGAAACAGAGGGAAATATTGGCACAGGATATAAAGCaatag